From Catenulispora sp. GP43, one genomic window encodes:
- a CDS encoding DUF1707 domain-containing protein, with protein MTEQPDLRASHADRDQVVEWLRIAAGDGRLSAEELDARLESALTARTLGELAELTSDLPVDPVAAGSPGIGAAPAKDVLVIEQKGGQYARTGPWVVPGRIELRPKMCDVILDFTDAVINHRTLRIDADMRLGKLIIVAGPGIELDIDNLTLAFAKVRLRGERGDRGDRRRRYSADPSDVRPLRIEIVGTLKYGKLIERRGRRRRSAR; from the coding sequence ATGACGGAGCAGCCCGACCTGCGAGCCTCGCACGCGGACCGGGACCAGGTCGTGGAGTGGCTGCGGATCGCCGCCGGTGACGGTCGGCTGTCCGCCGAGGAGCTCGACGCCCGGCTGGAGTCCGCACTGACCGCGCGCACCCTCGGGGAGCTGGCGGAGCTGACCTCCGACCTGCCTGTGGACCCGGTCGCGGCCGGCAGCCCGGGCATCGGGGCGGCGCCGGCCAAGGACGTGCTCGTCATCGAGCAGAAGGGCGGGCAGTACGCCCGCACCGGGCCCTGGGTGGTCCCCGGCCGCATCGAGCTGCGGCCGAAGATGTGCGACGTCATCCTGGACTTCACCGATGCCGTCATCAACCACCGGACTCTGCGGATCGACGCGGACATGCGGCTCGGCAAGCTGATCATCGTCGCCGGGCCCGGCATCGAGCTGGACATCGACAACCTGACCCTGGCCTTCGCCAAGGTCCGGCTCCGTGGAGAACGCGGTGACCGCGGCGACCGCCGACGCCGGTACAGCGCCGATCCCTCCGATGTGCGGCCCCTGCGGATCGAGATCGTCGGCACCCTGAAATACGGCAAGCTCATCGAGCGGCGGGGGCGGCGACGGCGCTCAGCACGCTGA